One genomic segment of Microcella indica includes these proteins:
- a CDS encoding ABC transporter ATP-binding protein, producing the protein MTRPLLDVDSLSVVFRVPVPAVAGERRTLRTRHAEVRAVDSVSFTIAPGETLGLVGESGSGKSTIAGAVMRLVESSSGSITLDGESLSAARGAALTALRRRIAMVHQDPMASLNPRRTIAESVREPLDVHGLHRGRRRERVLELLELVGLDARFADRYPRHLSGGQRQRVCIARALASDPELIILDEATASLDVSVQAQILNLLQRLQREHNLAYLFIAHDLAVVEHMSSRVMVLYLGRVMELADRDALFPKDGEGVDGAGAGHPYTQALLSAIPPADPLAESGRERVILSGDVPSPLNPPSGCVFRTRCPLAIDQCGEVVPPPLPVAPGHEVHCIRVGAATTL; encoded by the coding sequence ATGACGCGCCCGCTCCTCGACGTGGATTCGCTCTCCGTCGTCTTTCGCGTCCCCGTGCCGGCCGTCGCGGGTGAGCGGCGCACCCTGCGAACCCGGCACGCCGAGGTGCGCGCCGTCGATTCGGTGAGCTTCACGATCGCCCCGGGCGAGACGCTCGGGCTCGTCGGCGAATCCGGCAGCGGCAAGTCGACCATCGCGGGCGCCGTCATGCGCCTCGTCGAGTCGTCGAGCGGTAGCATCACGCTCGACGGCGAGAGCCTCTCCGCGGCGCGCGGCGCGGCGCTCACGGCGCTGCGCCGCCGCATCGCCATGGTCCACCAGGACCCGATGGCCTCCCTCAACCCGCGGCGGACCATCGCGGAGAGCGTGCGCGAGCCCCTCGACGTGCACGGTCTGCACCGCGGTCGCCGCCGCGAGCGCGTGCTCGAGCTTCTCGAACTCGTCGGCCTCGATGCACGCTTCGCCGACCGGTACCCGCGGCACCTCTCGGGTGGGCAGCGGCAGCGCGTGTGCATCGCGCGCGCTCTTGCGAGCGATCCCGAGCTCATCATCCTCGACGAGGCGACGGCCTCGCTCGACGTCTCCGTGCAGGCGCAGATCCTCAACCTCCTGCAGCGGCTCCAGCGCGAGCACAACCTCGCCTACCTGTTCATCGCCCACGATCTCGCCGTCGTCGAGCACATGAGTTCGCGCGTCATGGTGCTGTACCTCGGCCGCGTCATGGAGCTCGCCGATCGCGACGCGCTCTTCCCGAAGGACGGCGAGGGCGTCGACGGCGCGGGTGCAGGCCATCCGTACACCCAGGCGCTGCTCTCCGCCATCCCTCCCGCCGATCCTCTCGCGGAGTCGGGGCGCGAGCGGGTGATCCTCTCGGGGGACGTACCCTCGCCGCTCAACCCGCCGAGCGGCTGCGTGTTCCGCACGCGGTGCCCTCTCGCGATCGACCAGTGCGGCGAGGTGGTGCCGCCGCCCCTCCCCGTGGCCCCCGGCCACGAGGTGCACTGCATCCGCGTCGGCGCGGCGACGACCCTCTGA
- the glgX gene encoding glycogen debranching protein GlgX yields MPSTASLSRLGVLQTPQGGELRVWSAHASRLTVEVFDHDDADRVIAEHDLHRMRTGTWHVTTRDLSPGALYALRIDGPAGAGHAFDGERRLLDPYARGLERSPRGEWRARVLGDAFDWGGVRKPRIPGDRRVIYEAHVKGLTKLAPDLPDELRGTYAGLAHPSTIAYLKDLGVTTIELLPIHQFVSEQRLQALGLTNYWGYNTLNFFAPHAAYATRRAQQGGPEAVLREVKGMVRLLHEAGLEVMLDVVYNHTAEEGLDGPTSSFRGIDNASYYRHVGGDGGGEYLDVTGCGNTLDASRPVVQRLILDSLRYWAREVQIDGFRFDLMATLGRDAGASFDPEHPLLRAILDDASLQDTTMVAEPWDVGMGGWQVGNFPDGYGEWNDGYRDRARHFWLTDIASAREHGHAPDGIGSLARRITGSAHVFAAERGPLASVNFVTAHDGFTLADLVSHNHKHNLANAEENRDGNDHNRSYNFGVEGPTDETGITTARRKAMRNLLGTLLLSAGTPMITAGDEVGRSQRGNNNAYCHDSELTWLDWAHEGWQQDLRRVVARLTQLRRENPALRPSRYGRWGETVPSATQMDWYNKEGASMTMEDWDSPAERTLQYLAASTPEREEFNRILLVVHGLEDPVHVTLPEHEGVAGYSLLWDSAHDDISELDSEHTPGTALEVGPTSMLLFRAHD; encoded by the coding sequence ATGCCCTCTACCGCCTCCTTGTCGCGCCTCGGCGTGCTGCAGACGCCGCAGGGCGGCGAGCTGCGCGTGTGGAGCGCGCACGCCTCGCGCCTGACCGTGGAGGTGTTCGACCACGACGACGCCGATCGGGTGATCGCCGAGCACGACCTGCACCGCATGCGCACGGGAACCTGGCACGTGACGACGCGCGACCTCTCCCCCGGCGCGCTCTACGCGCTGCGCATCGACGGGCCGGCGGGGGCCGGGCACGCCTTCGACGGCGAGCGCCGCCTGCTCGACCCGTACGCGCGCGGCCTCGAGCGCAGCCCGCGCGGCGAGTGGCGAGCCCGGGTGCTCGGGGACGCGTTCGACTGGGGCGGCGTGCGCAAGCCGCGCATCCCGGGCGACCGGCGGGTCATCTACGAAGCGCACGTCAAGGGCCTCACGAAGCTCGCACCCGATCTGCCCGACGAGCTGCGCGGCACCTATGCGGGGCTCGCCCACCCGAGCACGATCGCGTACCTCAAAGACCTCGGCGTCACGACGATCGAGCTGCTGCCGATCCACCAGTTCGTGAGCGAGCAGCGGCTGCAGGCTCTCGGGCTCACCAACTACTGGGGCTACAACACGCTGAACTTCTTCGCACCGCACGCCGCCTACGCGACCCGCCGCGCCCAGCAGGGCGGGCCCGAGGCGGTGCTGCGCGAGGTCAAGGGCATGGTGCGCCTGCTGCACGAGGCGGGCCTCGAGGTCATGCTCGACGTCGTCTACAACCACACGGCGGAGGAGGGCCTCGACGGGCCCACGTCGAGCTTCCGCGGCATCGACAACGCGAGCTACTACCGGCACGTCGGCGGGGACGGCGGCGGCGAGTACCTCGACGTCACCGGCTGCGGAAACACGCTCGACGCCTCGCGGCCCGTCGTGCAGCGGCTCATCCTCGACTCGCTGCGCTACTGGGCGCGCGAGGTGCAGATCGACGGGTTCCGCTTCGACCTCATGGCCACGCTCGGGCGCGACGCGGGGGCGAGCTTCGACCCCGAGCATCCTCTCTTGCGGGCGATCCTCGACGATGCCTCGCTGCAGGACACGACGATGGTCGCCGAGCCCTGGGACGTCGGCATGGGCGGCTGGCAGGTCGGCAACTTCCCCGACGGGTACGGCGAGTGGAACGACGGCTACCGCGACCGCGCGCGGCACTTCTGGCTGACCGACATCGCGTCGGCGCGGGAGCACGGGCACGCTCCCGACGGCATCGGCTCGCTCGCCCGCCGCATCACCGGCAGTGCGCACGTCTTCGCCGCCGAGCGCGGGCCGCTCGCGAGCGTCAACTTCGTGACCGCCCACGACGGCTTCACGCTCGCCGACCTCGTGAGCCACAACCACAAGCACAACCTCGCCAATGCGGAGGAGAACCGCGACGGGAACGACCACAACCGCTCCTACAACTTCGGAGTGGAAGGCCCCACCGACGAGACCGGCATCACGACCGCGCGGCGCAAGGCCATGCGCAACCTGCTCGGCACCCTGCTGCTCAGCGCCGGCACGCCCATGATCACCGCGGGCGACGAGGTCGGCCGCAGCCAGCGCGGCAACAATAACGCCTACTGCCACGACAGCGAGCTCACGTGGCTCGACTGGGCGCACGAGGGCTGGCAGCAGGACCTGCGCCGCGTCGTCGCGCGGCTCACGCAGCTGCGCCGCGAGAACCCCGCGCTGCGGCCCAGCCGCTACGGCCGCTGGGGCGAGACCGTGCCGAGCGCCACCCAGATGGACTGGTACAACAAGGAGGGCGCCTCCATGACGATGGAGGACTGGGACTCCCCCGCTGAGCGCACCCTGCAGTACCTGGCCGCGTCGACGCCAGAACGCGAGGAGTTCAACCGCATCCTGCTCGTCGTGCACGGCCTCGAAGACCCCGTGCACGTGACCCTGCCCGAGCACGAGGGCGTCGCCGGTTACTCCCTGCTGTGGGACAGCGCTCACGACGACATCAGCGAGCTCGACAGCGAGCACACCCCAGGCACCGCGCTCGAGGTGGGCCCGACGTCGATGCTGCTGTTCCGGGCGCACGACTGA
- a CDS encoding ABC transporter permease, producing MLYILRRLGHTAVVLLGVSIVVFALIQLVPGDPVRLALGTRFSQESYDALRAASGLDQPLIVQFFSYLGGAVTGDLGVSFRSGRPVTLILLERLPATLSLAGAGMVVAILISFPLGIYAALRSGKASDAIVRMISQAGVSVPDFWMALLLILGFSASLRLLPSSGYVAFGEDPIEWLRHVTIPAVTVGLIAGSIMTRYVRSSVLEVLGSDHVRTARSKGLRERIVIGRHVVRNALVPIITVGGVQLATMLGGVIVVEVVVAWPGLGRLVYDAVAARDYPVIQGAVLLVAVMFLLINLAVDLLYARIDPRIRLS from the coding sequence GTGCTGTACATCCTCCGCCGACTCGGCCACACGGCCGTGGTGCTGCTCGGCGTCTCGATCGTCGTCTTCGCGCTCATTCAACTCGTGCCTGGCGACCCCGTGCGGCTCGCCCTCGGCACGCGCTTCAGTCAGGAGTCCTACGACGCGCTCCGGGCCGCCTCGGGGCTCGACCAGCCACTCATCGTCCAATTCTTCAGCTATCTCGGCGGCGCCGTGACGGGAGACCTCGGCGTGAGCTTCCGCTCGGGGCGGCCGGTCACGCTCATCCTGCTCGAGCGGCTGCCCGCGACGCTCTCCCTAGCGGGTGCGGGCATGGTCGTGGCCATCCTCATCTCGTTCCCGCTCGGCATCTACGCCGCGCTGCGCTCGGGCAAGGCGAGCGACGCGATCGTGCGCATGATCAGCCAGGCGGGCGTCTCCGTTCCCGACTTCTGGATGGCCCTCCTGCTCATTCTCGGGTTCTCCGCGAGCCTGCGGCTTCTCCCGTCCTCCGGCTACGTCGCCTTCGGAGAAGACCCGATCGAGTGGCTGCGGCACGTCACGATCCCCGCCGTCACCGTGGGGCTCATCGCGGGCTCGATCATGACCCGCTACGTGAGGTCCTCGGTGCTCGAGGTCCTCGGCTCCGACCACGTCCGCACGGCCCGCTCGAAGGGTCTGCGCGAGCGCATCGTCATCGGGCGGCACGTCGTGCGCAACGCCCTCGTGCCCATCATCACCGTCGGTGGCGTCCAGCTCGCGACGATGCTCGGCGGCGTCATCGTCGTGGAGGTCGTCGTCGCCTGGCCCGGACTCGGTCGACTCGTGTACGACGCGGTCGCGGCGCGCGACTACCCCGTCATCCAGGGGGCCGTCCTGCTCGTCGCCGTCATGTTCCTGCTCATCAACCTCGCGGTCGATCTCCTCTACGCCCGCATCGACCCGCGCATCCGGCTGTCATGA
- a CDS encoding ABC transporter permease, translating to MTNAAPLRPAVPEGGAPPPAPASGWRQSLGDIARRPVALASAVVLLLVVLAAAAGPWIVPYAANDIDLGRALQAPSWAHVFGTDDLGRDIYSRVVLAAGVSVQVSVVSVSIAFAAGVLLGLIAGYFGGWIDTIVMRIVDVMFAFPVLLLALAIVAILGPGLTTAMIAIGVVYVPIFARVARASTLSVREEPFVRAAQGMGAGSRWIILRHILPNVAAPLIVQTSLSLAFAILSEAALSFLGLGVQPPNPSWGRMLFDARGYLDQAWWMAVFPGLAVFVTVLAFNLLGDTLRDVLDPSRREVRP from the coding sequence ATGACGAACGCCGCCCCGCTCCGGCCCGCCGTCCCCGAGGGAGGCGCCCCTCCACCTGCGCCCGCGAGCGGCTGGCGGCAGAGCCTCGGCGACATCGCGCGACGCCCCGTCGCCCTCGCGAGCGCCGTCGTGCTGCTGCTCGTCGTCCTCGCCGCCGCGGCCGGGCCGTGGATCGTGCCCTACGCAGCGAACGACATCGACCTCGGCCGCGCGCTACAGGCGCCCTCCTGGGCCCACGTCTTCGGCACCGACGATCTCGGGCGCGACATCTACAGCCGCGTCGTTCTCGCGGCGGGCGTCTCGGTGCAGGTGAGCGTCGTCTCCGTGTCGATCGCCTTCGCGGCGGGCGTGCTCCTCGGTCTCATCGCAGGATACTTCGGCGGCTGGATCGACACGATCGTCATGCGCATCGTCGACGTCATGTTCGCTTTTCCCGTCCTGCTCCTCGCCCTCGCGATCGTCGCGATCCTCGGGCCGGGCCTCACGACGGCCATGATCGCGATCGGAGTCGTCTACGTGCCGATCTTCGCCCGTGTCGCTCGGGCCTCGACGCTTTCGGTGCGCGAGGAGCCGTTCGTGCGCGCGGCCCAGGGCATGGGCGCGGGCTCCCGGTGGATCATCCTCCGCCACATCCTGCCGAACGTCGCCGCACCGCTCATCGTGCAGACGTCTCTCTCGCTCGCGTTCGCGATCCTCTCCGAAGCGGCGCTCTCCTTCCTCGGTCTCGGCGTCCAGCCGCCGAACCCCTCGTGGGGCCGCATGCTGTTCGACGCGCGCGGCTACCTCGACCAGGCGTGGTGGATGGCAGTCTTCCCCGGCCTCGCCGTCTTCGTGACCGTCCTCGCCTTCAACCTGCTCGGGGACACCCTGCGCGATGTGCTCGACCCCTCACGACGGGAGGTGCGCCCGTGA
- a CDS encoding ABC transporter substrate-binding protein has product MRPTTAAPSRTRLGLAVAAASALVLAGCSAGESVDVDGGTGSTEFIAAIGGEPDQFDPQSTSSYFSFQVLENIFDTLVEPDENLSMQPALAESWTVSDDQLTWTFTLREGVTFHDGSEFTSEDVLYSYNRIIDDELANAWRFAAITDITAPDDLTVVIEVASPTPNLLANLGGFKGMAIVNEENVESGDIQSAPVGTGPFVFESYAAGDSIELSSNPDYWDGAPAIDGVTFRFLSEGTTALTALEVGEIQWTDSIPAQNIASLGDTEGITLGQTGSNDYWYLALNQARAPFDDVRVRQAIAYAIDRDAIAQAAWQGAATVNQLAIPESSSWYVEYDGYSTDPERAQELLAEAGVSDLSLEIMVASDYPETVTAAQVMESQLAEAGIGLEIRTLDFGTWLDEQNSGNFDMLLMGWLGNLDPDDFYYAQHFSSGGFNVQGYSNAEVDSLLDAGRVETDEATRYDIYAEAATIIADEASYIYLYNPDVVQAWSDTVSGYEVRGDAAIRFRDVTLNE; this is encoded by the coding sequence ATGCGACCCACCACAGCAGCACCCTCACGAACCCGTCTCGGGCTGGCCGTGGCCGCAGCCTCGGCACTCGTGCTCGCCGGATGTTCCGCGGGCGAGAGTGTCGACGTCGATGGCGGCACCGGCTCCACCGAGTTCATCGCCGCGATCGGCGGCGAGCCCGACCAGTTCGATCCACAGTCGACCTCCTCGTACTTCTCGTTCCAGGTGCTCGAGAACATCTTCGACACGCTTGTCGAGCCTGACGAGAACCTCTCGATGCAGCCAGCGCTCGCCGAATCGTGGACGGTCAGCGACGACCAGCTCACCTGGACGTTCACGCTCCGCGAAGGCGTGACGTTCCACGACGGATCCGAGTTCACGTCCGAGGACGTCCTCTACTCGTACAACCGCATTATCGACGACGAGCTCGCGAACGCCTGGCGCTTCGCGGCGATCACCGACATCACGGCACCGGACGATCTGACGGTCGTCATCGAGGTCGCCTCGCCCACGCCCAACCTGCTCGCCAACCTCGGCGGCTTCAAGGGCATGGCGATCGTCAACGAGGAGAACGTCGAGTCGGGCGACATCCAGTCGGCCCCCGTGGGCACCGGACCCTTCGTCTTCGAGAGCTACGCCGCAGGAGACTCGATCGAGCTCAGTAGCAACCCTGACTACTGGGACGGCGCGCCGGCCATCGACGGCGTGACGTTCCGCTTCCTCTCCGAGGGGACGACCGCTCTCACGGCGCTCGAGGTCGGTGAGATCCAGTGGACCGACTCGATCCCCGCGCAGAACATCGCATCGCTCGGCGACACCGAGGGGATCACGCTCGGCCAGACCGGCTCGAACGACTATTGGTACCTCGCCCTCAACCAGGCCCGCGCGCCCTTCGACGACGTCCGCGTTCGCCAGGCCATCGCCTACGCGATCGATCGCGACGCGATCGCCCAGGCCGCGTGGCAGGGCGCCGCGACGGTCAACCAGCTCGCGATCCCCGAATCGAGCAGCTGGTACGTGGAGTACGACGGCTACTCGACTGACCCCGAGCGGGCACAGGAGCTGCTCGCCGAGGCAGGCGTGAGCGACTTGAGCCTCGAGATCATGGTCGCGAGCGATTACCCGGAGACCGTGACCGCCGCGCAGGTCATGGAATCCCAGCTCGCCGAGGCCGGAATCGGCCTGGAGATCCGCACGCTCGACTTCGGCACGTGGCTCGACGAGCAGAACTCGGGCAACTTCGACATGCTCCTCATGGGCTGGCTCGGCAACCTCGATCCTGACGACTTCTACTACGCGCAGCACTTCAGCTCGGGCGGCTTCAACGTGCAGGGCTACAGCAACGCCGAGGTCGACAGCCTGCTCGACGCCGGCCGCGTCGAGACCGACGAGGCGACCCGGTACGACATCTACGCCGAGGCGGCGACGATCATCGCCGACGAAGCGAGCTACATCTACCTCTACAACCCCGACGTCGTGCAGGCCTGGTCCGACACGGTGAGCGGGTACGAGGTGCGTGGCGACGCGGCCATCCGGTTCCGGGATGTCACGCTGAACGAGTAG
- a CDS encoding DUF1028 domain-containing protein, giving the protein MTFSLLLTDPAHRWIVVASATCTPAVGAAVPAARIGAGGVVSQAHTNSALRASALALLAEGLDPATALERTIATDARAELRQVGLLDARGRAASHTGTEVTPWCGARSRAGVLAIGNYLTGPEVIDALLDSVAIDALHDAESGPGGLATIALSAMHAAQDVGGDRRGQQSASLLLTALTGTSRVEEEDGTLLDLRVDDDERPLGALTVQLHRSIGDLPTA; this is encoded by the coding sequence ATGACGTTCTCGCTGCTGCTCACTGATCCCGCGCATCGCTGGATCGTCGTCGCGAGCGCCACCTGCACGCCCGCCGTCGGGGCCGCCGTCCCCGCCGCGCGCATCGGTGCGGGCGGCGTCGTGTCGCAGGCCCACACCAACTCGGCGCTGCGGGCTTCCGCGCTCGCACTCCTCGCGGAAGGGCTCGACCCCGCGACCGCCCTCGAGCGGACCATCGCGACCGACGCACGAGCGGAACTGCGCCAAGTGGGCCTGCTCGACGCTCGAGGCCGAGCTGCGAGCCACACCGGCACCGAGGTCACGCCCTGGTGCGGTGCGCGCAGCAGGGCGGGCGTCCTCGCCATCGGCAACTACCTGACCGGACCCGAGGTCATCGACGCGCTGCTGGACTCGGTGGCGATCGACGCCCTGCACGATGCGGAGAGCGGACCGGGGGGCCTCGCGACGATCGCGCTGAGCGCCATGCACGCCGCCCAAGACGTCGGCGGCGACCGGCGCGGTCAGCAGAGCGCGAGCCTCCTGCTCACCGCTCTGACCGGCACGAGCAGGGTGGAGGAGGAGGACGGCACCCTGCTCGACCTGCGTGTCGACGACGACGAGCGGCCGCTCGGCGCGCTCACGGTCCAGCTGCACCGCTCGATCGGCGATCTGCCGACCGCCTAA
- a CDS encoding helix-turn-helix domain-containing protein translates to MGDEQRDLYEREVQAIGATIRQVRKRLGLTVEGLATRAGVSSGMVSQLERGMGNPALESLARLAQALSIPLSQLVHFSEDDDRQVVRRTDRRRLDPLDPQSADDGLVRELLTPGSSVPIQVIRTVMPPGFSNESRPFRHLGMECVVVLEGRLLVHYGGEEVILEPGDAMTYHCATAHWWANAGDVDVVVLGAVTPQAP, encoded by the coding sequence ATGGGCGATGAGCAGAGAGACCTGTACGAGCGTGAAGTGCAGGCCATCGGTGCGACCATCCGCCAGGTGCGCAAGCGGCTCGGACTCACCGTCGAAGGGCTCGCGACGCGTGCCGGTGTGAGCTCGGGCATGGTCAGTCAGCTCGAACGCGGGATGGGCAACCCTGCGCTCGAGTCGCTCGCCCGGCTCGCGCAGGCGCTCTCGATCCCGCTCTCGCAGCTCGTTCACTTTTCCGAGGACGACGATCGCCAGGTCGTGCGGCGCACGGATCGTCGCCGCCTCGACCCGCTCGACCCGCAGAGCGCGGACGACGGACTCGTCCGCGAGCTCCTCACGCCGGGCTCGAGCGTCCCCATCCAGGTCATCCGCACCGTCATGCCGCCTGGCTTCAGCAATGAGTCGCGGCCGTTCCGGCACCTCGGCATGGAGTGCGTCGTCGTGCTCGAGGGGCGGCTGCTCGTCCACTACGGCGGCGAGGAAGTCATCCTCGAGCCCGGAGACGCGATGACCTACCACTGCGCCACGGCGCACTGGTGGGCGAACGCCGGCGACGTCGACGTCGTCGTGCTCGGGGCGGTCACGCCCCAGGCCCCTTAG
- a CDS encoding ABC transporter ATP-binding protein, giving the protein MTGVFGVDSLGLRFGAAQILDDVTWSVERGETLGVVGESGSGKSMTVLAATGLLPASAAMRLSGRSWLGGDAPFDNLLALSAERLRRLRGPRIGYVFQDPATSLNPLLTVERQITEGLEEHLGMTRRAAARRAVELLELVGVPDPGRRVRSYPHQLSGGMRQRVMIAIALSCEPEVLIADEPTTALDVTIQAQIIDVVADMQERSGTAVVWISHDLGVVGGIADRIVVLYGGQVVETGTVRDIFADHRHPYTAGLLASRPRIGDRGEELAMIPGSPPDPRHLPPGCVFYDRCTVRADVRCATERPPLAAVSGAAEGHLARSFCAQAPAGAVRAS; this is encoded by the coding sequence GTGACCGGAGTGTTCGGCGTCGACTCGCTCGGCCTGCGGTTCGGGGCGGCCCAGATCCTCGATGATGTGACGTGGTCCGTCGAGCGCGGCGAGACGCTCGGCGTGGTCGGGGAGTCCGGCTCGGGCAAGAGCATGACGGTGCTCGCCGCCACGGGGCTGCTCCCCGCCTCCGCCGCGATGCGGCTCAGCGGACGCTCCTGGCTCGGCGGCGATGCGCCGTTCGACAACCTGCTGGCGCTGTCGGCCGAGCGCCTGCGCCGCCTCCGCGGGCCGCGCATCGGCTACGTCTTCCAGGATCCGGCGACGTCGCTCAACCCCCTGCTGACCGTCGAGCGGCAGATCACGGAGGGCCTCGAAGAGCACCTCGGGATGACCCGCCGCGCGGCGGCGCGGCGCGCCGTCGAACTGCTCGAGCTCGTCGGCGTTCCCGACCCTGGGCGTCGCGTGCGCTCCTACCCCCACCAGCTCTCCGGCGGCATGCGCCAGCGGGTCATGATCGCCATCGCCCTCTCGTGCGAGCCCGAGGTGCTCATCGCCGACGAGCCGACGACGGCCCTCGACGTGACCATCCAGGCCCAGATCATCGACGTCGTCGCCGACATGCAGGAGCGCTCGGGCACGGCCGTCGTCTGGATCAGCCACGACCTCGGCGTCGTCGGCGGCATCGCCGACCGCATCGTCGTGCTCTACGGCGGGCAGGTGGTTGAGACCGGCACGGTGCGCGACATCTTCGCCGATCATCGTCACCCGTACACGGCGGGACTCCTCGCCTCGCGCCCGCGCATTGGCGACCGCGGGGAAGAGCTCGCGATGATTCCCGGGTCGCCGCCCGACCCGCGGCACCTTCCGCCCGGATGCGTGTTCTACGACCGCTGCACGGTACGGGCGGACGTGCGCTGCGCCACCGAGCGGCCGCCGCTCGCCGCTGTCTCCGGCGCAGCCGAGGGGCATCTGGCGCGATCGTTCTGCGCGCAGGCTCCCGCGGGGGCGGTGAGGGCATCATGA
- the ybaK gene encoding Cys-tRNA(Pro) deacylase, with the protein MAKKTRAGSQAGPGTPATVALTAAGIPYTAHSYAHDPSTANYGLEAAAALGVDPDRVFKTLLAVADGRLVVGIVPVSRMLHLGSLAAAAGAKRALMAEPALAERKTGYVVGGISPLGQRTASPTFLDESATGWPTVFVSGGRRGVDLELAPDDLLRLTGGRLAPLAR; encoded by the coding sequence ATGGCGAAGAAGACGCGGGCGGGATCGCAGGCCGGCCCCGGTACTCCCGCGACGGTCGCGCTCACGGCGGCGGGCATCCCGTACACCGCGCACAGCTACGCGCACGACCCGTCGACAGCGAACTACGGGCTCGAGGCGGCAGCGGCGCTCGGGGTCGACCCTGATCGCGTGTTCAAGACGCTCCTCGCCGTCGCCGACGGTCGCCTCGTCGTCGGCATCGTGCCGGTATCGCGGATGCTCCACCTCGGGTCCCTCGCCGCCGCCGCGGGCGCCAAACGCGCCCTGATGGCCGAGCCGGCTCTCGCCGAGCGCAAGACCGGATACGTCGTCGGCGGAATCTCACCGCTCGGGCAGCGCACCGCGAGCCCGACCTTCCTCGACGAGTCCGCGACGGGTTGGCCGACGGTCTTCGTCTCCGGCGGGCGTCGAGGCGTCGACCTCGAACTCGCGCCCGACGACCTGCTGCGCCTCACCGGCGGGCGGCTCGCCCCGCTCGCCCGCTGA